A region from the Phycisphaerales bacterium genome encodes:
- a CDS encoding 4-hydroxybenzoate octaprenyltransferase — protein MTHTPTIHANSRQAFAQSLRIAAGDIKLAHSVFALPFAVLAAFLARDPDSPWGHFALQLALVVLCMVLARTWAMLFNRLADRDIDARNERTARRALASGRLSPTRGWTIALTSAAFFVLGTGGFYLLDQNPWPMILAVPVLAWIAFYSITKRFTALCHVFLGGALGASPIAAAIAIRPVSLPMLFGSSAGAAGTAPSWTIPLLALFVVLWVAGFDVIYALQDLEFDRRENLRSIPARLGPRGAAWVARLLHAGAFGVLILAWHREPRFGPIVLGAVALVGVILALEHTIVARRGLAGIPMAFFTLNGIVSLVLGAAGCAEVVMGA, from the coding sequence GTGACCCACACGCCGACCATCCACGCCAACTCCCGCCAGGCGTTCGCCCAATCGCTCCGCATCGCCGCGGGCGACATCAAACTCGCCCACTCGGTCTTCGCCCTGCCCTTTGCCGTGCTCGCGGCGTTCCTGGCGCGTGATCCCGACTCGCCCTGGGGGCACTTCGCCCTGCAACTTGCCCTCGTCGTCCTCTGCATGGTCCTGGCGCGCACGTGGGCGATGCTCTTCAATCGCCTCGCCGATCGCGACATCGATGCGCGCAACGAACGCACGGCACGCCGCGCCCTGGCCTCGGGACGGCTCTCACCCACGCGCGGCTGGACGATCGCCCTCACCTCGGCGGCATTCTTCGTCCTGGGCACGGGCGGGTTCTACCTGCTCGACCAGAACCCCTGGCCGATGATCCTCGCGGTCCCCGTGCTCGCGTGGATCGCGTTCTACTCCATCACCAAGCGATTCACGGCACTCTGCCATGTGTTCCTTGGCGGCGCACTGGGCGCCTCACCTATCGCCGCCGCCATCGCGATTCGGCCCGTGTCGCTCCCGATGCTCTTCGGGTCGTCGGCCGGCGCGGCAGGGACGGCACCATCGTGGACCATCCCGCTGCTGGCGCTCTTTGTCGTCCTGTGGGTCGCGGGGTTCGACGTGATCTATGCCCTGCAGGATCTGGAGTTCGACCGGCGTGAGAACCTCCGCAGCATCCCCGCGCGTCTCGGCCCTCGCGGGGCGGCGTGGGTCGCGCGGCTCCTCCACGCCGGGGCGTTCGGCGTGCTCATCCTCGCGTGGCACCGCGAGCCGCGCTTCGGCCCGATCGTGCTCGGCGCGGTCGCGCTCGTCGGCGTGATCCTGGCCCTCGAGCACACGATCGTCGCCCGCCGCGGCCTCGCGGGGATCCCCATGGCCTTCTTCACGCTCAACGGCATCGTCAGCCTCGTTCTCGGAGCCGCGGGGTGCGCCGAGGTGGTGATGGGGGCATGA
- a CDS encoding GNAT family N-acetyltransferase: MTTPLADRLTSRWRLAYASPSLDRVRIEPGDARDYDALAAHHYRAGPPATTCEIRRAVLDDELVGVLVIAFPTLNATWRDAAWPEFTKDAPPASDRRERAQYLNAHLRTIARVIVEPRHRGMGIARRLVASYLDHPVTPLTEAIASMGAFCPFFERAGMREIHRPPTKASVRLAQRLDDLGVKPWTLADPARRSRALARPAILEAIRDWALAHRSFTRLAREPSAPLDDIALKAVSAIVAPARVYVSP, from the coding sequence ATGACGACCCCGCTCGCTGATCGCCTCACGTCGCGCTGGCGATTGGCCTACGCCTCGCCATCTCTCGATCGCGTTCGCATCGAGCCGGGCGATGCGCGCGACTACGACGCCCTTGCCGCCCATCACTATCGCGCCGGCCCGCCCGCGACCACGTGCGAGATCCGCCGGGCCGTCCTCGACGACGAACTCGTCGGCGTGCTCGTCATCGCGTTCCCGACCCTCAACGCGACCTGGCGCGACGCCGCCTGGCCCGAGTTCACCAAGGACGCCCCGCCCGCCTCCGATCGCCGCGAGCGTGCCCAGTATCTCAACGCCCACCTGCGCACGATCGCGCGCGTCATCGTCGAGCCGCGCCACCGAGGCATGGGGATCGCCCGTCGGCTCGTCGCGTCGTACCTCGACCATCCCGTCACGCCGCTCACCGAGGCCATCGCGTCGATGGGCGCGTTCTGCCCCTTCTTCGAGCGCGCCGGCATGCGCGAGATCCACCGACCGCCGACCAAAGCGAGCGTGCGCCTCGCGCAGCGCCTCGACGACCTCGGCGTCAAGCCCTGGACGCTCGCCGACCCCGCGCGACGATCGCGCGCCCTCGCCAGACCCGCCATCCTCGAGGCGATCCGCGACTGGGCCCTTGCGCACCGTTCCTTCACGCGTCTCGCGAGAGAGCCGAGCGCCCCCCTCGACGACATCGCGCTCAAGGCCGTGAGCGCCATCGTCGCCCCCGCACGCGTCTACGTCTCACCCTGA
- a CDS encoding ATP-binding cassette domain-containing protein, with amino-acid sequence MSHTSRAEVPLSSRSGPPSERLCRACAAFGVALVPARSPTDTDASTQARHDAKSLHDTLKPGAIALVTGPSGSGKSTLLRALAARVRASRQPCVVARRPRQDRAIIDLWNESPAESLRTLARAGLADARLWARTPDELSEGERARLTIALAMTRAVHHAKRRPTTMILDEFASTVDRATSRALCHSLRRWMHEAAESGRVLRVVACTAHDDVLEWLAPTLLVVTALGKPARLKIKDKSHDDPAR; translated from the coding sequence ATGAGTCACACCTCTCGCGCCGAAGTCCCGTTGTCGTCGCGCTCCGGCCCGCCGAGTGAGCGACTCTGCCGGGCGTGCGCGGCGTTCGGGGTCGCGCTCGTCCCGGCACGCTCACCCACGGACACCGACGCGTCCACCCAAGCCAGGCACGACGCCAAATCGCTCCACGACACGCTCAAACCGGGCGCAATCGCGCTCGTCACCGGGCCCAGCGGCTCGGGGAAGAGCACGCTCCTGCGCGCCCTCGCCGCACGCGTCCGTGCCTCGCGTCAGCCTTGCGTCGTGGCGCGTCGCCCGCGTCAGGATCGCGCGATCATCGATTTGTGGAACGAGAGCCCCGCCGAGTCGCTCCGCACGCTCGCCCGCGCGGGGCTCGCCGACGCGCGCCTCTGGGCGCGCACGCCCGACGAACTCTCCGAGGGCGAGCGGGCACGCCTGACGATCGCGCTCGCCATGACCCGCGCGGTCCACCACGCCAAGCGTCGCCCCACCACCATGATCCTCGACGAGTTCGCCTCCACCGTCGATCGCGCGACCTCCCGCGCCCTGTGCCACTCGCTGCGCCGATGGATGCACGAGGCCGCCGAATCCGGACGCGTTCTGCGCGTCGTAGCCTGCACGGCCCATGACGACGTCCTCGAATGGCTCGCCCCCACCCTGCTCGTCGTCACCGCGCTCGGCAAGCCCGCACGACTGAAAATCAAGGACAAATCGCATGACGACCCCGCTCGCTGA
- a CDS encoding helix-turn-helix domain-containing protein — MSTMTAGGSGVPAGGTGAAMRARRQTLGWSLQKLADLLGCAKGYLSEVETGRRPPPSDDVLAKAEALMMMPGGSLTSIAGWERGLSAGGKVVEEEFARLRRQSESARRLADLLKAHAKKPADDPTNDPSNGHENPLDRAYASGELRRLIEQISPGEGTLLSPTPLPSMLPTEVPLINKVAAGYPREFTDMTYPARVADEYVRCPDVQDPDAFAARVVGDSMSPDYVEGDIVVFSPSREIESGQDCFVRLERDHETTFKRVYFEQDASGREMIRLQPVNNAYAPRVLEREEVAGLYAAVRSIRNVDRRGPRG; from the coding sequence ATGAGCACAATGACGGCGGGTGGCTCAGGCGTCCCGGCGGGCGGCACCGGGGCGGCGATGCGCGCGCGACGACAGACGCTGGGCTGGTCGCTCCAGAAACTCGCCGACCTGCTCGGGTGCGCGAAGGGTTATCTCTCAGAGGTGGAGACGGGTCGGAGGCCGCCGCCGAGTGATGACGTGCTCGCGAAGGCGGAGGCGTTGATGATGATGCCCGGGGGAAGCCTGACGTCGATTGCTGGGTGGGAACGCGGGCTGAGTGCCGGCGGCAAGGTGGTCGAGGAGGAGTTTGCGAGACTTCGGCGTCAATCGGAATCAGCCAGGCGGCTCGCCGACTTGCTCAAGGCGCACGCGAAGAAGCCCGCAGACGATCCCACGAATGACCCCTCAAATGGCCATGAAAATCCGCTCGATCGGGCGTATGCCTCGGGCGAACTGCGTCGGCTGATCGAGCAGATCTCGCCCGGGGAGGGGACTTTGCTCTCGCCGACGCCGCTGCCCTCAATGCTCCCGACGGAGGTGCCGCTGATCAACAAGGTGGCGGCTGGATACCCGCGCGAGTTCACGGACATGACGTATCCGGCGCGCGTGGCCGACGAGTACGTGCGTTGCCCGGACGTGCAGGATCCGGACGCGTTTGCCGCGAGGGTGGTGGGGGACTCGATGTCTCCCGACTATGTGGAAGGGGACATCGTGGTCTTCAGCCCGTCGCGCGAGATCGAGTCGGGGCAGGACTGCTTCGTGCGTCTGGAGCGCGACCACGAGACGACGTTCAAGAGGGTGTACTTTGAACAAGACGCGTCGGGACGGGAGATGATCCGCCTGCAGCCGGTGAACAACGCGTACGCGCCGCGGGTGCTGGAACGGGAGGAGGTGGCAGGGTTGTACGCGGCCGTTCGCTCGATCCGGAACGTCGATCGGCGAGGGCCACGGGGATGA
- a CDS encoding response regulator, producing MSGAAFSDRPGLARRRCSVRQSARRSWQTLAKVIGVCGVVTAGVLFAHERLIDQADRAAQDAHLRRAETIASQIDSVLVGAEGQAQAVAGVLERWSGDQAELVALLQGAVRPTSSNAPAGVGAIIERQGENGLERFGAYVRQESPTEPLDWSVRDEHITRSDWFKSLMNGKDAVVELPAMDVNGEVVIPTGRALRDAEGKVFGMVRVDTPASAIKRLLMTASHAPGEIVHAATSDGRLLAHPYEHRVVTSAASADPRVRTSLDVDAADALVMAARAGVVPGSAPGDYEEAISRARSSGITVVVSTDPSEKHAESRMLMVQAGAITLAVWGAGVVVVLASRKSERRLFAMRIETERMGRFGTWAYDVRGRRFRWSPGVFSLFGKGFVGGSVGLEAFIKLYDEQDRQAMAGAFLESSKRGAAVDVIGRVTMPDGTTAHHQILGQPEVDMRGRVVRLVGTVQDISERMRYEKALEQAKHVAEAASAAKTEFLANMSHEIRTPMNAILGFADLLSESAVGPGQTDAIDTIRRNGEHLLAIINDILDISKIEAGQLQVESIETSPLVILDDVHAMMIARARAKGLELRVERAFPLPSTITSDPTRLRQILVNLVSNAIKFTERGRVVIRCSLEQASYQRSQLRFEVEDTGIGIKDEDLAKLFKPFSQADNSMARRFGGTGLGLAISRQLASMLGGEITVDSSEGRGSTFSLTIATGLLDDSVMVQAPVEQMAMDPKRSPRTIQTHTDRLEGRILLAEDGEDNQRLIAFHLRRAGAEVEIVENGRKAIERITEAVAQNTHFDIVVMDMQMPDMDGYSATAELRRLGYTAPIIALTAHAMVGDRDRCIAAGCSDYATKPIDKNALITTCAKWLAHERRAAA from the coding sequence GTGAGTGGCGCGGCTTTCTCGGACCGCCCGGGCCTCGCCCGGCGGAGGTGCTCGGTGCGACAATCGGCCCGACGGAGTTGGCAAACCCTCGCGAAGGTGATCGGTGTCTGCGGCGTGGTGACGGCCGGGGTGCTGTTCGCGCACGAGCGGCTGATCGATCAGGCGGACCGTGCCGCTCAGGATGCGCACCTCCGGCGAGCCGAGACGATCGCGTCGCAGATCGACAGCGTGCTTGTTGGTGCCGAGGGCCAGGCGCAGGCGGTCGCGGGCGTGCTCGAGCGGTGGAGCGGCGATCAGGCCGAGTTGGTGGCGCTCCTGCAGGGTGCGGTGCGTCCGACATCGTCGAACGCCCCGGCGGGCGTGGGCGCGATCATCGAGCGCCAGGGCGAGAACGGTCTGGAGCGATTCGGCGCGTACGTGCGTCAGGAGTCGCCGACCGAGCCGCTCGACTGGTCCGTGCGTGACGAGCACATCACGCGCAGCGACTGGTTCAAGTCGCTCATGAACGGGAAAGACGCGGTCGTCGAACTCCCGGCGATGGACGTGAACGGCGAGGTCGTGATCCCCACCGGGCGGGCGCTTCGCGACGCCGAGGGCAAGGTCTTCGGGATGGTGCGCGTGGACACGCCCGCGTCGGCGATCAAGCGTCTGCTCATGACGGCGTCGCACGCCCCTGGTGAGATTGTGCACGCGGCGACGAGCGACGGGCGGTTGCTCGCGCACCCGTACGAGCACCGCGTGGTGACGAGCGCGGCGAGCGCGGACCCGCGTGTGCGGACGTCGCTCGACGTCGATGCCGCGGACGCGTTGGTGATGGCGGCCCGCGCGGGCGTCGTCCCCGGGAGTGCGCCGGGGGACTATGAAGAAGCGATTAGCCGGGCCCGCAGCAGCGGGATCACGGTGGTGGTCTCGACGGACCCGAGTGAGAAGCACGCCGAGAGCCGGATGCTGATGGTCCAGGCCGGCGCGATCACGCTGGCGGTCTGGGGGGCGGGCGTGGTGGTCGTGCTGGCGTCACGCAAGAGCGAGCGGCGTCTGTTCGCGATGCGGATCGAGACGGAGCGCATGGGCCGCTTCGGCACGTGGGCGTACGACGTTCGCGGGCGCCGCTTCCGCTGGTCTCCGGGCGTCTTCTCGCTCTTTGGCAAGGGCTTTGTGGGTGGGAGTGTCGGGTTGGAGGCGTTCATCAAGTTGTACGACGAGCAGGATCGCCAGGCGATGGCGGGCGCGTTCCTGGAGTCGTCCAAGCGCGGGGCCGCGGTCGATGTGATTGGCCGAGTCACGATGCCCGACGGCACGACGGCGCACCATCAGATCCTCGGGCAACCGGAGGTCGATATGCGCGGGCGCGTCGTGCGCCTGGTGGGCACGGTGCAGGACATCTCCGAGCGGATGCGGTATGAGAAGGCGCTTGAGCAGGCCAAGCACGTGGCCGAGGCGGCGAGCGCGGCGAAGACCGAGTTCCTCGCCAACATGAGCCACGAGATCCGCACGCCCATGAACGCGATCCTGGGCTTCGCGGACCTGCTCAGCGAGTCGGCGGTGGGCCCGGGCCAGACCGACGCGATCGACACCATCCGGCGCAATGGCGAGCACCTGCTCGCGATCATCAACGACATCCTGGACATCTCCAAGATCGAGGCGGGCCAACTCCAGGTCGAGTCGATCGAGACCTCGCCGCTGGTGATCCTCGACGACGTGCACGCGATGATGATCGCGCGAGCCAGGGCCAAGGGATTGGAGTTGCGTGTGGAGCGGGCCTTCCCGCTTCCCTCGACGATCACGTCGGACCCGACGCGGTTGCGTCAGATCCTCGTGAACCTTGTGAGCAACGCGATCAAGTTCACCGAGCGCGGGCGGGTCGTCATCCGCTGCTCCTTGGAGCAGGCGTCGTACCAGCGGTCGCAACTGCGATTCGAGGTCGAGGACACGGGCATCGGCATCAAGGACGAGGACCTCGCGAAACTCTTCAAGCCGTTCTCTCAGGCGGACAACTCGATGGCGCGTCGCTTCGGCGGGACGGGCCTGGGCCTGGCGATCTCGCGTCAACTCGCGTCGATGCTGGGGGGCGAGATCACGGTGGACAGCAGCGAGGGCCGGGGAAGCACCTTCTCGCTCACGATCGCGACGGGCCTGCTCGACGACAGTGTGATGGTGCAGGCGCCGGTCGAGCAGATGGCCATGGATCCCAAACGCTCGCCGCGCACCATCCAGACGCACACGGATCGTCTGGAGGGGCGCATCCTCCTGGCCGAGGACGGCGAGGACAACCAGCGTCTCATCGCGTTCCACCTCCGGCGGGCCGGGGCGGAGGTTGAGATCGTCGAGAACGGTCGCAAGGCGATCGAGCGCATCACCGAGGCGGTCGCCCAGAACACCCACTTCGACATCGTGGTGATGGACATGCAGATGCCCGACATGGATGGGTACTCCGCAACGGCCGAGTTGCGACGCCTGGGATACACCGCGCCGATCATCGCGCTGACCGCCCATGCGATGGTGGGCGATCGCGATCGCTGCATCGCCGCGGGGTGCTCGGACTATGCGACCAAGCCGATCGACAAGAACGCGCTCATCACGACGTGCGCGAAGTGGCTGGCGCACGAGCGACGCGCGGCGGCGTGA
- the mutS gene encoding DNA mismatch repair protein MutS codes for MPRAKPPSNPPRDVPDAPAQPKPASAAKLADPRQTPAMQQWTRFKKRYPDCVLLFRMGDFYETFDDDAVTVSKALGLTLTQRTAGVPMAGVPFHQLDTYLRRLVAQGYRVAVGEQLQDASLAKGVVPRAVTRVVTPGMVVDDALLESDAASTLGCVIVHETERGDMAFLAVVDLSTGAFRISDMPAASLVDELSRAGVRELLYPEPVVARGVKAGSAKPHIEIERALRALSISGTLRPGWHFRQDESREALLSHYGVKTLAGFGLRDADPVVGPAGAILRYIKETQTLSEEDTQGLENAPGVHLARVTLGHIRPPTRVQGERFCIIDAVTLRSLEIERTMRAGAGVSSGGTGADRSLVGCFLGGTGEKSCSKTPMGRRLLAQWLVTPLREVAAIEARQRVVACLVEDRVLAERLGEELGAIQDVARIAGRLSLGRSSPRDVVGLARSLTHAPALADLLDAPATRGLRDRLVNAAAATEGWARRVVGACVESPPAHLREGGLFVDGFDTELDECRLLERDAGSWLSAYQARLIEEHDLPSLKVGYNRVFGYYIELPQAQARSAPAALTRTQTLKNAERFTTPELREFEQKVTSARSRGLERERVLLAGVCDEALALLESVLDFAEAVAELDALGAFAQKAQRKGWVRPEVVQEAVLDIEQGRHPVLDDVLGTGFVPNDARLGTGKPGDSNASLALLTGPNMAGKSTFIRQTALLALLALTGSFVPAKRATVGVIDRIFTRIGADDALHAGQSTFMVEMIETANILNHATPRSLVVLDEIGRGTSTLDGLSLAWAIAEHLAGTGDAFGPRTLFATHYHELTDLEERLAGRVKNLHVLVREWPPGDPQAQIVFLHRIKPGKTDQSYGVHVARLAGVPTGVIERAREVLGSLAVHHGPMVQAPLGRDEAAGSVGGATPRSGRSAKPRGALKVPSRETMMDHPDDAGQMSLFTRYVSHPVVEELREVKIDSLTPLRAFDLLREIVGRVHADESSSNTPPKD; via the coding sequence GTGCCTCGCGCCAAGCCCCCTTCCAACCCGCCCAGGGACGTGCCCGACGCCCCCGCTCAGCCAAAGCCCGCGAGTGCGGCGAAGCTGGCCGACCCGCGCCAGACGCCGGCGATGCAGCAGTGGACGCGTTTCAAGAAGCGATACCCCGATTGCGTGCTGCTCTTTCGGATGGGCGATTTTTATGAGACGTTCGACGACGACGCGGTGACGGTCTCGAAGGCCCTGGGGCTGACGCTGACGCAGCGCACGGCGGGCGTCCCGATGGCGGGCGTGCCCTTCCACCAACTCGACACGTACCTGCGTCGCCTGGTGGCGCAGGGGTACCGCGTGGCGGTGGGGGAGCAGTTACAGGACGCCTCGCTCGCGAAGGGCGTCGTGCCGCGGGCTGTGACGCGCGTGGTCACGCCGGGGATGGTGGTAGACGACGCGCTCCTGGAATCCGACGCGGCGAGCACGCTGGGGTGCGTGATCGTGCACGAGACCGAGCGTGGCGACATGGCCTTCCTGGCCGTGGTCGATCTGTCCACGGGCGCGTTCAGGATCTCGGATATGCCGGCGGCGTCGCTCGTGGACGAGTTGTCGCGCGCGGGCGTGCGTGAGTTGCTCTACCCCGAGCCGGTTGTCGCGCGAGGCGTGAAGGCGGGGAGCGCCAAACCCCACATAGAGATCGAGCGTGCGTTGCGTGCGCTCTCGATCTCGGGCACGCTCAGGCCTGGCTGGCACTTCCGTCAGGACGAGTCGCGCGAGGCGCTCCTGTCGCACTATGGCGTGAAGACGCTCGCGGGATTCGGCCTGCGCGACGCCGATCCGGTCGTCGGGCCGGCGGGCGCGATCCTGCGATACATCAAGGAGACACAGACGCTCAGCGAGGAGGACACACAGGGCCTCGAGAACGCGCCGGGCGTGCACCTGGCGCGGGTGACGCTGGGGCACATCAGGCCGCCGACGCGCGTGCAGGGCGAGCGGTTCTGCATCATCGACGCGGTGACGCTGCGGAGCCTGGAGATCGAGCGGACGATGCGCGCCGGGGCGGGCGTGTCGAGCGGCGGCACGGGAGCAGATCGCTCGCTTGTGGGGTGCTTCTTGGGCGGCACCGGCGAGAAGTCGTGCAGCAAGACGCCGATGGGAAGGCGGCTTCTCGCGCAGTGGCTCGTCACGCCGCTGCGAGAGGTGGCGGCGATCGAGGCTCGCCAGCGCGTGGTCGCGTGTCTGGTGGAGGACCGCGTGCTCGCCGAGCGACTGGGCGAAGAGTTGGGCGCGATCCAGGACGTGGCGCGCATCGCAGGTCGATTGTCGCTCGGGCGGTCGTCGCCCAGGGACGTTGTCGGCTTGGCACGATCATTGACGCACGCGCCGGCGTTGGCGGATCTTCTCGATGCACCGGCGACGCGCGGGCTGCGCGATCGGCTGGTGAACGCCGCGGCGGCAACCGAGGGCTGGGCGAGGCGCGTGGTCGGGGCGTGCGTGGAATCGCCGCCGGCCCATCTCCGCGAGGGCGGGCTGTTCGTCGACGGGTTCGACACGGAACTTGATGAGTGCCGACTGCTCGAGCGCGACGCGGGGAGTTGGCTCTCGGCGTACCAAGCACGGTTGATCGAGGAGCACGACCTGCCCTCGCTCAAGGTCGGGTACAACCGCGTCTTCGGGTACTACATCGAGTTGCCCCAGGCACAGGCGCGGAGCGCGCCCGCGGCGTTGACGCGTACGCAGACGCTCAAGAATGCCGAACGCTTCACGACACCCGAACTCCGCGAGTTCGAGCAGAAGGTGACGAGCGCGCGATCGCGCGGGCTTGAGCGAGAGCGCGTGCTGCTGGCGGGGGTGTGCGACGAGGCGCTGGCGCTCCTGGAGTCGGTCCTGGACTTTGCCGAAGCGGTAGCGGAACTCGACGCGCTCGGCGCGTTCGCCCAGAAGGCGCAGCGCAAGGGCTGGGTGAGGCCCGAGGTGGTGCAGGAGGCCGTGCTGGACATCGAGCAGGGGCGGCATCCGGTGCTGGACGACGTGCTGGGCACGGGATTCGTGCCCAACGACGCGCGCCTTGGCACGGGGAAGCCCGGCGATTCGAACGCGTCGCTCGCGCTCCTGACGGGACCGAACATGGCGGGCAAGAGCACGTTCATCCGGCAGACGGCACTCCTGGCGCTCCTGGCGCTCACGGGGAGTTTTGTGCCCGCGAAGCGCGCGACGGTCGGCGTGATCGACCGGATCTTCACGCGGATCGGGGCCGACGACGCGCTGCACGCGGGGCAATCGACCTTCATGGTCGAGATGATCGAGACGGCGAACATCCTGAACCACGCGACGCCCCGGTCGCTCGTGGTCCTCGACGAGATCGGGCGCGGCACGAGCACGCTCGATGGGCTGAGCCTCGCCTGGGCGATCGCCGAGCATCTCGCGGGGACCGGCGACGCGTTCGGCCCGCGCACGCTCTTTGCCACGCACTATCACGAACTCACCGATCTCGAGGAGCGATTGGCGGGAAGGGTGAAGAACCTTCACGTGCTCGTGCGTGAGTGGCCGCCGGGCGATCCGCAGGCGCAGATCGTGTTCCTGCACCGCATCAAGCCCGGGAAGACGGACCAGTCATATGGCGTGCACGTGGCGCGCCTGGCGGGCGTGCCGACGGGCGTGATCGAGCGGGCGCGCGAGGTGCTCGGCTCGCTCGCGGTGCACCACGGGCCGATGGTCCAGGCGCCTTTGGGTCGGGACGAGGCCGCCGGGAGCGTGGGAGGCGCGACTCCCAGGTCCGGACGTTCCGCGAAGCCGCGTGGTGCTCTGAAGGTTCCGTCGCGCGAGACGATGATGGATCACCCTGATGACGCCGGGCAGATGTCGCTCTTCACGCGATACGTCTCGCACCCGGTCGTCGAGGAGTTGCGCGAGGTGAAGATCGATTCGCTGACGCCCCTGCGGGCGTTTGATCTCCTGCGCGAGATCGTCGGTCGCGTGCACGCCGACGAGTCGTCTTCGAACACACCTCCGAAGGACTGA
- a CDS encoding peptide chain release factor-like protein translates to MATTGTILVPAPHPATLAIEDLLESCEIGRGRASGPGGQHRNKVETKVTLLHSPTGIEAHADERRSQSENRSVAIFRLRLLLASHCRAPVGLGEIRSALWLSRTRGGRVACNPEHADFPAMLAEALDVIAAAAWDAKTAALRLGCSMSQLVKLVKDHPHAFVLMNKEREARGLHPLK, encoded by the coding sequence ATGGCGACGACGGGCACCATACTCGTCCCCGCGCCCCACCCCGCGACGCTCGCGATCGAGGATCTCCTCGAGTCGTGCGAGATCGGTCGCGGGCGCGCCTCGGGCCCGGGCGGGCAGCACCGCAACAAGGTCGAGACCAAGGTCACGCTCCTGCACTCGCCCACGGGGATCGAGGCCCATGCCGACGAACGCCGGAGCCAGAGCGAGAATCGCAGCGTCGCGATCTTCCGCCTTCGATTGCTCCTTGCATCGCACTGCCGCGCCCCCGTCGGTCTTGGCGAGATCCGCTCGGCACTCTGGCTCTCGCGCACGCGTGGCGGGCGCGTCGCCTGCAACCCCGAGCACGCGGACTTTCCCGCGATGCTCGCCGAGGCGCTCGACGTGATCGCCGCCGCGGCCTGGGACGCCAAGACCGCCGCCCTTCGCCTGGGCTGCTCGATGAGCCAACTCGTGAAACTCGTGAAGGACCACCCCCACGCGTTCGTCCTGATGAACAAGGAACGCGAGGCCCGAGGGTTGCACCCGCTCAAGTGA
- the tsaD gene encoding tRNA (adenosine(37)-N6)-threonylcarbamoyltransferase complex transferase subunit TsaD, whose translation MTSVALGRAAVLGIESSCDETAAAVVRDGRVVLSSVVASQHEIHEEYAGVVPELASRAHVERILPVIRRALAEAGVGLGMIDAIAVGNRPGLIGSLLVGVSAAKALAWALDKPLIGVDHVHAHLYSGALVRADDDRPVEPSSLPTLALPALGLVVSGGHTSMYLVRSWTNLARLGSTIDDALGEAYDKGAKILGLPYPGGPELDRLARSANANDRAFDMPISRLSPESLDFSFSGLKTALLYAVRGVPGKNAEHPSIPVPREQFPDLAASFQRAACKAVILKLERALARVRSEGNAVSTLVAGGGVTANSRLRAELAAFAKAHALTLHIPPMEFCVDNAAMIAGLGATLLASGESSGLDLKAIPTTSAT comes from the coding sequence GTGACCAGTGTCGCTCTTGGTCGCGCGGCGGTGCTGGGGATCGAGTCCTCGTGCGACGAGACCGCCGCCGCCGTGGTTCGAGATGGTCGCGTCGTGCTGTCGAGCGTGGTGGCCTCACAGCACGAGATCCACGAGGAATACGCGGGCGTCGTTCCCGAACTCGCCAGTCGGGCGCACGTCGAGCGAATCCTTCCGGTCATTCGCCGCGCGCTCGCCGAGGCGGGCGTCGGGCTTGGCATGATCGACGCGATCGCCGTGGGCAATCGCCCGGGCCTGATCGGCTCGCTCCTCGTCGGCGTGTCGGCGGCGAAGGCCCTCGCGTGGGCGCTCGACAAACCCCTCATCGGCGTCGATCACGTCCATGCCCATCTCTATTCCGGTGCGCTCGTAAGGGCCGACGACGATCGCCCCGTCGAACCATCCTCGCTCCCAACCCTCGCCCTTCCCGCGCTCGGCCTGGTCGTCAGTGGCGGGCACACCTCGATGTACCTCGTCCGCTCGTGGACCAACCTCGCTCGTCTCGGCTCGACCATCGACGACGCGCTCGGCGAGGCCTACGACAAGGGCGCGAAGATCCTGGGACTTCCCTACCCGGGCGGACCCGAACTCGATCGCCTCGCGCGTTCAGCCAACGCCAACGACCGTGCCTTCGACATGCCCATCAGCCGGCTCTCGCCCGAGTCGTTGGATTTCTCATTCTCCGGGCTGAAGACGGCGCTCCTCTATGCCGTGCGCGGCGTGCCGGGGAAGAACGCCGAGCATCCCTCGATCCCCGTGCCCCGCGAGCAGTTCCCCGACCTCGCGGCATCATTCCAAAGGGCCGCGTGCAAGGCGGTGATCCTGAAACTCGAGCGGGCGCTTGCTCGCGTGCGTAGCGAGGGCAACGCCGTTTCGACCCTCGTCGCCGGCGGCGGCGTGACGGCCAACTCACGCCTCCGCGCCGAACTCGCCGCCTTCGCCAAGGCCCACGCCCTCACGCTCCACATCCCGCCGATGGAGTTCTGCGTGGACAACGCCGCCATGATCGCCGGCCTTGGCGCAACACTCCTCGCCTCGGGCGAGTCGAGCGGACTGGACCTCAAGGCCATCCCCACCACGAGCGCGACCTGA